The genomic stretch GCTATGCTTGTATTTTGCGCTTATGATTGTTATGAGTCAAAACAAATCCAAGATACAAGATCGGTTTACTAGAAGAAAGCTAAATATTCAAGAAATGGACCTTTATAACTACTACTGTACACTGACATACTCACAGTTACTGCCAATGTTAAGGAAAAAACACAcattaaattgcatttaaatttcTCGCCGCAAACCTAAGCAGAAATCTAGAAACGAGACATGAAAATTCTCCTAAATGTAAACCTCTCACAGATTTTGATACCTTAGGGAAGAAAATTgcctagtgaaaaaaaaaaaaaaaggaaaaaaaaaataatcctaattTGTGAAACATCAGGCAGGTGAAATttcagtcacagaatcccagactggtttgtgttggaaaggaccttaaatcccatccagttctaaccccctgccacaggcagggataccttccactagagcagggtgctccaagcccctgtgtccaacctggccttgaacactgccagggatggggcagccacagcttctctgggcaccctgcgccagcgcctcagcaccctcacagggaagagcttctgcctaagagctcatctcagtctcccctgttctggcaggttaaagccattccccttgacctgtccctacaggtccttgtTCAAAGCcattctccaggtttcttgcagcactgggagctgctctaaggtctccctagagccttcttttctccaggctgaacaagtcctAGCACACACACAGATTCACACTTGCAAAAGGTTTTTAAATGGAGgctcatttcagctgtaactaaGCAGTGACAAGCAATTCTGTGGATGACGATTTGGAACCTATGTATTAGAAAAAGTAAATCAAGTGGTTGAAAGCATTACAAGCCCACATAAAACAGTGCCTCCCTTCTAACTGAAAACAGTCTGGGTTTGAGTTAGAATGACTGAAGCAAGCCCCTCTTCAACTTCAGTGTGTGTGGAATGGACTCGAGAAAGTTTGCAGACCTTATAAATTCAACAGGatgagggaagagcagagcctgGAGCCTGTAAAACCTGTGAACTGCCCAGAATGTCATCTGCGGAGACAGCAGGTGAAAATCTTTGTTCTGTGAAGTAAACAGTCAAATGATTGGATGCTTCAATGAAGTAAAGATTTCCCCTTCATAGCAGCAGTTTCTTGAATCTAGAAGTTCTGTCTTTCCCATAGGATTTATAAAGTCATAGTTCAGACgtcctccttttttccccctcaaacactgctgaaaatgCACAGTAATCCTTCACTGCCTGAATCTCTCCCTCTACTTAGAAGCAAAAAAGAATTTCACTATTTATTCTATGTAAAAACatagattaaaaacaaaaaaacaacccaaaccatttctGACCTACTCCACAGGGTACTGAGCtctcagaaaatacatttccagGTCAAAAGCTTGACAGTCAACTAAGCTAAGTCTGAAGAATCTCACAGCCTGGACTGATGGCTACCGTGTGTGTGAGTGGTGAGTGTGTGAGTGGTGTGCCACCATCTACTCTGTGTTTCTCGGAAGATACTGGAATTTCACTTTTCAACCCACAGGCTTTGAACACAGCAAACAATGAACCAGATTGCTCTAACTCTCCCTAACAGCCTTTCTCCCCTAAGATCTGTTTCTCTACCCTTCAATCCAGTATCAGAGTGCAAttatttctttcaggaaaagtGATCAGTACTTTTGTACTTCATTCACATGCAAAAGATACTTCAATGAGAAGATCCATCTCATTATTTTCCCTCTGGAATCTCTCTGGAAAGGGTCCTTATATATTTCTCCTTTCTAAAATCTCTCCAAAAAAAGTCCTCATAACTCTCATTTAAGAACCTGACCATATATCAGAATTGCACCTAGGTGGGATACTTTACCACCTGACAACTCAGCACTCAAAATCGAATCACTGAAGCATGATCATGGGATGAAGCTGGGATAGACCTCCCTAGGGCAAGAAGAAACTGTTACTTAAGCACTTCACAAGATCAACATCTTCAATtcctcagcagagcagagaacagGTTGATCAGGATGGCGCTCAAGGAGATGTTCCTCatatatttgttttggtttgtgtctATGACACTGAACTGTCTTGCCCATACTGAGAAACTGCAGCTACAGATGGACAGAAAAAGATGAACATAAACCATACATGACAAAAGGGGAAGGAACTAATACTACCTTCATTGAAAATTACTGTATCtgggaaaaaggaaattgaGACCTATGTCACCAAGAGCTTTTGAAATACACAGACCTCTGTGGAAGTACTTTCACTgtcagaaaagagaacaaattgGCAAGTGCATAATGAGATCAGGCATACAGCCATGACAAGTTACAGGCTGTTGTTAACTGTGGAGAAGGCACAAATCTTAAAAGCCACGTGACCTGGGAGAACAAACCCGTGTATACCTATTGCCTTTAAAGACCCCATTCTTCATTGTGAAATGCTATTTTCCTCAGGAGAATTGAAAACATGCAATCAAACTCATTAGAATGAGAGATGCAGGTTGTGTAAAGGGTAATGGGTTTTTGAAAATCTGGTCTTATTTTGAAGATATATTCCAGAAGGATTTCCTAACAACTTTCCTAATGGGAACTGAACCATTACAATTAAACCCCATACTTCTCATTACTTGATATGGTCATCTGCCTAGGAATTCATCTCCGCCATTCTAGACAGCCTTATCACAGTTGAACTGAAAATACTAAGTATAGCTTGAGATCTACTTACTTGCATTCTCATACAGTTCTAAGTAACAAACTCTCAGTACCATGCCATCAGATTTTGCTATCCAAACTAGAAAAGGGTTCTTAAAAAGCACTCAGTACTGGTTTATAACCTCTGTTATTGACCTCATTGGTAGTCCAACTTGATTCATactatgagcaaagaaggaggTTGTCCAGAATAGCAGCTTCAGAGGGCTGGCATTTCACATGAGGGCTTCTGATGACCATTAGCCCTCAGTGAGTGCAAGTAACAGGGAGAGGCGGCAGCTTTTATATTAGCCAGACCTGCATCACAGCTAAAAAGGACTTCAGCTTTATCATTAATTAATAGCTGTGAGCAAACAGAGTGCCTTTGAGAGTCCccaacagaaataaatacaattcCTAGAGCAAACTAACAGTAAAGACTGAAGAAAGGGTTTCATACCTTAAATTCCTCCAAGATTTTGTAATTTTTCCCATGATATTCACAAAAGTTTTTCACTTCTTTGCATTCTGGACAGCATCCATTGTGTTCCACTTTTGTACACTTTGGGTGGATTTTAGGGCATTCTGGTTGATCACAAACAGGTCCATCCTCAGTACAGACACAGGGACAGTTGGAATGCCCCGGGAAAAAACGTTCTCCCAATTTGTACACAAAGCCACTGTCATCCACACAGCCCTTCCCTCGGTAGTCATCAAAGATCAGATTGTCATTGCTGGAGGTCTGGTCCCCTTCATCAGCAGGGTAGTCTTCGTGATTGATGGCAGCTGGGGTGACCAAAGCAGGGATTACAAAAAGAAGCACCCAGGCATCATGGATATGAAGAGCCATCcccctcctcagctgctccATGGGATCTCAATGCCAGATGGAAACAGCTGCTTCCATAGGGAGACCAGTGTTGTGgtctgaaaacaaatatttttaagtgagAAAACCCTCAAAATTCTAATGAATAATGACTTATAAAGGCCATAGTTTCAACCAGCATCCAAGAATACATCAGTGCTTTCAAACTACAGAGATAACCGACACTGTTTCATTCAAATTAAGCCTCTCTCAATTGTTGTTAAAGAGAATAAAGAATATGGAATACATAAATTAGACACACGTGCCTTTAAGCATATGCGCACAAAATATCTTCATAGAAATGGTGGCTCACAGCATCACCTCATTTTTACTGTTCAGTTCAGTTTTCTGATGCACCAGAAACTAAACTAGCTGCTTGAAATTCTAGGGGGATAGGCAGCTCTGATTTCAACCTAAGTTTAAGCATGTTGTGGCTACTGTTCCTCTGTGCTATGTATGATGCACTGCCCACTTCATTAAATTGAAGTGGAAAGCCTAAATTGAAAATGAGGTAAGCATAATCTGTAGGTAGATCTGTCCCCAGTACGAAAGATGGTGCTGGGTTATTCTTGGTCGATGAGTGGTGGAACAGCACGGAATTTTATatacagcatttctgaagaggaaaagggaCTACCTGGGCTATCAACACAGCCCAGCCTCCAGCAGGTACATATATATAATCccaacagaagcaaaaatgtAATTCACCTTCTCCATTATTCAGCATGTCATTCCCAGAGAGAAACGCAGTGAGCAAGATGTTAAGTGCAATGCATGGAGCCGCTAAAATGTGTCTGCCTGATCAAGCCGGAGCCTTGGTAAAACTTTGGGAGCAATGCTGCATGGTCTGACCCTAGAGAGCTCTGCTGAAGCAGTTGAGCCAAGGACTGACCCAGAGTGGGAGAGAAGCTTTGCACTGCCCCAGAGGGAGAGTCATCTCCAGGCAAAGGCTCAGCACGTGCGTTGTGTGTGCACTGATGGCTGCCCATGGTGCCACCTCACTGCCACCAATGCACTGTCCTGCCTGCACACCCAGCAGCCAGGGATGCCCCAGTAGCAAAATGGTTTCTGACCTCTCCTAAGAGAGCTAGCTGGGCAAGGTATTACAGGAAACTTTTACATGAGATGAAATACTAGCACTATGTAGATTAAGGAACACTGGAGGTAGCTCCTGGCACAGACCAAAAATGGACCAGTTGGAAGTGTGGCATTCCTTCTGTTGCTCCGTTCCCATAGTGTGCACACGCAGTTACACACAGTATATACAAACATGCATTAaactacacacacacaggcaaacACATACTCCCCCTCCACCCTTCTGGGAGATCTTTTTATGTATTAGGATTTTTTGGTGGACTGCAGATGTTCAGCAATTAATTCTCCCTTAACGGAAgcaaaaaggcagcagcagcaggaggaaggttTAATCCCAAAGAAGCAGCTAAGGGATCCTGTTGACAAAGCAGTTTTTCCAAAGCCACAACAGAGGGAGACACCGGATATTACACAAGCTTTATCAAATTTAAAAGATATCTTCTTAATTGAAGTACTAGCTATGTTTCCATCACCAGGATTATGCACCCTGTTACTACTATCAGCAATATTGCAACATGCTGTCTGGGAATCAAGTGTTTCATGCAGATGTAGCTGCTTTATGTATCATCTCCAGAGCTGAGTATCCCACCCACTTAAATGCTACAGGTAGGCTGCAACATTGCAGACTGGGGGgcattcagaaggaaaaaaaaaaaaggctgaagcaAATGAAGTAATTCATGTCTTGGGAAATGTGAAACAATTGAGAGAATCTGTTGAAGTTTTGATGAGGAAGCTCTGCAAATCATATATACACcacatataaaaaaaagttCTCCAAAGATCATAAATAAGACCACTATATTTTGCTACAGCATCTGAGCTGTCCCACAGCAACTCGCAAGGGCTCTGCTCAGCAGCGATCCTGGACGTCAGACAGACTGCAGACGTCTTGCACAGGCAGATTTCAACAAGTAAACAAACGCTGCTCAGCTCGGAATGAGTTTACAGCTGAACTTTCTTATCATTTCTCATCATGAGAGAGGCCAGCATTGTAGGCAAGTCTCTGAGTAAAACATTTCCACCCGCCTTCCCTCACCCCAAGTGAATAATTTACACTTACCTAATCAGGCTCGATCTGAAAGCTGAAAGGGGTCACAGGCCAACATGGACTAAAAGGTTAGAAATAGATTAGTAAAAGCAGTTCGTCCTAATCACATTTTCAGTGTTGACTCACGGACAAGCCCTTTTCCTCCACCTCCCATCGCAAAACACGGGAAAGCAGCAGCCCAGCAACCACAACATGAGAATTAAGCTTTAACCCAGTGTTCAAGATTCAAAGCGAGCAGCGGCGAGGCGGTCCAGAGGCTGGGATGCCGCGGAGAAACCCCGATGCCAGCAGCACAGTCATCGCGGCGAACTTGGGCTGGATTTCCTCAGGTCGTGGAGAGGGGGGAGGACcggtggggtgggggagaagagaaaaaaaaaaacccatatacATCTATATATTCCCTCCCTATGCCCAGCGGATCTCTTGCGCTCCAAGATTTGCCACGGCgatggagggagggggggaaagggggctGGTTATGCTGTGGGCAGGCGGCGGAGGGAGGGCGGTGGAGCCCCGCGGCCGGCGGGCGGGCAGCCCCCGCTCCCCTGCGGGGACTTCCCGGGCCGGGGGCCGGGCATGCCCGCTGCGGACCGCGCCGCTCCGCGCTCCCGCCTCTTATTATTGAAATGAATTATAAGTGTGGtaggaaaagaaggggaaaaaaagagggaagagtgGGGGAGAAACATAAATAAATCCGTCTGCGGAGCGCTCAGGCCCGCGGGCGCGCCATGGCCGCTGTGcccgcgggcgggcggcggtgtttccgccgctccccgccgccgctcgcCCCAAGTCCTGCTCGCTGCTGCCGGCGTCCGGAGCTTGTGCTGCGGGGGGAGCGCCGCACCCCCGCCCTGTCTGCATGATTAAAACTTCACATCTTCCCCGTGGCTGGCACCGCGGAAGGGGCGCCCGGCTCTGGTGTCGCGTGTGGTGCTACATTAAGAATCAATCTCCTTGCAGTTCGGCTGCTCTGTCATTAGGCGTCATTGTAAAGCTGTTTCTCCAGGAAGGACCAAGAGAGAGTCTTGATGTTCGGAAAAAACAAGAGTGTCAacaaaaagagggagaaattggggtttttatttggataaaatacagaataatacTCCTTTCGGGCTGTTATTCCCACTGCACACATTAACTATGAAAACAATTTACTAAGCCCTCACTGCTCTCTTGTCAAAccgtttttttcccctgagatTAAGGTTAGGTTCAGCAGCGTGCTGGTCCTCATTTCCAGAGACAAACCTTACCGTCGGCACCCCCggagagcagcagctttgcccGGTGATGGAAACCAACGCTGTGCACTTCACCACTGTGGCCCCGCAGGCTGGATTGCTGCCCAGATGCAACTTGCAGAACCTTGACGGATCCATCGCTGCTCGCCAGAGCCACGACCTGACCTGAAATTGAGGGGAAAGTTACAGAGGTTTGCAAAGGCAAAGCAAGACAGCAGCGCTGGGAGCTTTGAGATCGTCGTTTTAAAGATGTCCATGCACGCTCCTGTTGTCTGAGATAAATTATCGGAGAGTTGGTCAGATCAATAATGATGAAATTGGATTTTGGAGTGATTAAGTGAATCTGGAAACCCCAGCATGCTACTCATTAGGAGCACAGCTATTTTCCTTGTATTTGGATACAATTATTCAGGGCCA from Lathamus discolor isolate bLatDis1 chromosome 3, bLatDis1.hap1, whole genome shotgun sequence encodes the following:
- the VWC2L gene encoding von Willebrand factor C domain-containing protein 2-like isoform X1, whose translation is MEQLRRGMALHIHDAWVLLFVIPALVTPAAINHEDYPADEGDQTSSNDNLIFDDYRGKGCVDDSGFVYKLGERFFPGHSNCPCVCTEDGPVCDQPECPKIHPKCTKVEHNGCCPECKEVKNFCEYHGKNYKILEEFKPSPCEWCRCEPSNEVHCVVADCAVPECVNPVYEPEQCCPVCKNGPNCFAGTTIIPAGIEVKVDDCNICHCHNGDWWKPAQCSKRECQGKQAL
- the VWC2L gene encoding von Willebrand factor C domain-containing protein 2-like isoform X3, which gives rise to MEQLRRGMALHIHDAWVLLFVIPALVTPAAINHEDYPADEGDQTSSNDNLIFDDYRGKGCVDDSGFVYKLGERFFPGHSNCPCVCTEDGPVCDQPECPKIHPKCTKVEHNGCCPECKEVKNFCEYHGKNYKILEEFKVQTALQEPR
- the VWC2L gene encoding von Willebrand factor C domain-containing protein 2-like isoform X2, whose protein sequence is MEQLRRGMALHIHDAWVLLFVIPALVTPAAINHEDYPADEGDQTSSNDNLIFDDYRGKGCVDDSGFVYKLGERFFPGHSNCPCVCTEDGPVCDQPECPKIHPKCTKVEHNGCCPECKEVKNFCEYHGKNYKILEEFKPSPCEWCRCEPSNEVHCVVADCAVPECVNPVYEPEQCCPVCKNGIPEMARF